The genomic window AATTTACTTCGTTTAACTTCAATTAAACGAAGTTAATTTTTTGGAGTGAATATATTTACTCTTCTTAATGTAAAGAGTTTTTTCAAAATTAATTGTGTATAAAGGGAATGTTTTATTAGATTTTTTTTAGTTATGATGTATCTTTTATATAATGATGAAAAAGTTATCAATAAAATTATTATATTATTTTTTTGAGTAGCTTTTTCATGATTATATAAGATTAGATAGAGCTATTATACAATGATATTTGGGTAAATGCTCTTTTTTAATGTAAAATTATAATAGGTATGATAACTTTTATGGAGAGCTATTATAATTTATGCATTAATTCTGGTTTTATTAATCAAAAAATTTGTAAATGTGATTATTAAAAAGGATAAATGAGATCTTATTAAGAATTTTTCATGATATTATCACCCCTTTTTAAATTCTTTTTTAGGGACTATTTTATTCTTTTTTATTCACATTTTAGAATTTAAAATATATATTTAATCCCATTAAAATGGGGAGGTGAATAAAATTTTAAAAAACAAAAAGATAATAATTCACATGTTAATTATAGCAAGTATTATTTTATCAGCTGTAATTAGTTTGCAAACTGGATTTGCAGCTACTACAAACATTAATAACACAACCAGTGGTGGAATAAGTGGTGCATTAAGTATTTCAAGCTCTGGTGACATAATAGAACTTGACGAAGGAATATACAAAGGTAATAACAATACTAATATAACGATTAACAAAAACATCACAATTCAAGGAAAAACCAAAGACAAAGTCATACTCGATGCACAAGGACTATCAAGAATATTCAGGGTAAATAGTAATCAAAATATTACTTTTATAAATATAACATTTATCAATGGTAGAAATTCATTGGGAGGAGCTATTTACGGAGGACCCTCAAGTAACGCTCTAATATTAACATTTGTTGATTGTGCATTCACAAACAATTCAGCAACTAACACAACTGCTATAGATGGTAATGGTGGTGTAATTTGTACTGATACAAATTCCACAATAATTCTGATTGGATGTGAATTTAATAATAATAGTGCTACAAAAGATGGTGGTGTAATTTACACCTACTATGGTAATGTGGATATATTTGATTCTAATTTCATTAATAACACTGCAAATAGGGGTGGTGCAATTTTTATATTAGGTGGTAATACTACTGTTATTGAATCAAATTTTTCATATAATACTGCAACTGATTCTGCTGGTGCACTTGCTGTTCTTTACAATAAAGCGATTATAATTGACTCTAATTTTACTAACAATACTGCAACAAGTCGTGGCGGTGCAGTCATCTTAAGTGGTAGTTCTAGGTCTATTATTAAAGATAGTAATTTCATTAATAACACTGCGGGATCTACTGGTGGTGTGTTATATATTGGCACTAGTCATCATGTTATTGTATCTAGCTCTAATTTTATTAACAATAATGCTGGTGCTGGTGGTGCGATATTTAATGATTGTGGTGATAATTTCACTGTAAATAATTCAAATTTCACAGAGAATAAAGCTACTATTGGTGGTGCAATTTATCAAAATTATGGTAATGATATGAATGTGTTTGATTCTATTTTCACTAATAATATTGCAAATAATTCCATAATTTTTATTTCTGAGGGTAGTAATGGAACTATTACTGGTAGTAATGTTTCAAATAATGCTGGTAATGGGATTATTATTAATGGAGGTAACTTTACTATAACTGATAATGTTATTAATGATAATGATGGTGATGGTATAATTAATAAGGGTAATGTTACTGTTGAGAATAATAATGTTTCTGGTAATTTTGGAGGAGATATTGTTAATGCTGGTGATATTAATGGTTTAGGAAGTGTTAATAATATTCAGTTAGATTTAGCTATTAATATTAGTGTTTTATATAATAAAGTTACTATAATGGTCAAAGCTACTGATAAATGGGGTAATGTTATTGTTGGAAGACTTATTAGTTTCTATGTTAATGGAAAATTAGTAGGATCTTCAATAACCAATAGTGAAGGTATTGCTGAGTTTGTCTATACTGCTTCAGCTTCAGGAACATACAATATTCTCTCCACAATGAATGAATCTGATGAATCTGATACTTTTATTACAAGAATCTATTCAGCAAATACCAGTACAATAGCTAAGGTAGTATTAGAAAAAGATACTGTTATAACAGTTTCTGCTCCAACTATTAATGAAGGTAAGAAAACTAACATAAAAGTAACCTTAAAAGACATAAATGGAAATATTCTCAAAGGCAAAAAAGTTTCATTGAAAATCAATGGAAAAACATACACTGCAACAACTAACAATAAAGGAATAGCTGTATTTAAGATAGTTGGTTTAAAAGGTGGAAAATATAATTTAATAGCTAAATTTGGAGGAGACAACAATTACAAATCTTCAACAACTAAAGTGGTGCAGAAAGTCAATGCTAAATCTAATTTAGGAATTGTATCAATTAAAGAATTATCTGTTAATAAAAGATTATCTACTTGTAAGGTCATAATAGCTAATAAAGGGAGTTTAAAATCTAAATCTACTGTTTTAGCTCTTTTCCATATGAGAAACGGAGTTAAAATCAAAACCAAATACATCAAAATCAAATCAATAGCTCCAGGAAAGAAAATATCAATAATCGTCAGCTACTTCCCAGACAGAGCAAATCACAGATACTGCATAGCCCACTTCCAAATCGATCCCAAAAACAAAAATAAAGAAATATTATTAGCTAACAACAAAAAATCAATTAGCCTAAAACACTAAAAAACAAAACAATTAAAGGATAAATTAACCCTTTATCCTTTTTTATTTATTTTTAATATTTTCAATATTTTTATTATTTTCATAATTATTCTTTTTATTTTTTATTATTTTTAATTCCAAAACTTTTAATTTTCTATTTTAATAGAATTTGAATTAGGAAGTATTATTTCCATTGTTGATTTGAATTCTGTAACAGTTCCAACTACTTTAACTTTATTATTCTCAAAACTTTTCAAATCAATTCCTGCTTCTTGAAACTCAGCTATTGTAGATTCAAATATCATTATAGTTATTCGACCTGTTCCATCATTTAGTGTCATGAAATAGCTTTTTCCAGTAGAAGATTTTTTTACACTTTCAATTACTCCATTAATAGTTACATCTTCGTCTATCATGCCTCTATCAATATCTTTTACTAATGCTTCTTTAGGTGATATATCTCCTGCAAATATAATCATTCCAACTAGTCCTATAAGTGTTGTTATTAAAGCTATTTTGAATATTTTTCCATCTGTAATTTCCATTTAAAGACCTTTTTTCTTAATCATTTTTTATTTTTATTTATTATTCTTATTTTTGTTCTTATTGTTCTTATTATCTAATGTTTTAGTTTTTATATATATTTTTATATATAAATTTTCCTTATTTTTCAATATAAAATTTATTTTAGTCTTTAAAATTGTTTTAAGATGATTATATTATGTTGATTATGTAAAATTATCATATAATTCAATAATTGATTATTTACTTAAATATTGATTTATAAAAAAATAGTGTAAAAATAATTTATAAAAGTTATAAAAAGCTGAATTTGATAATTATAATTGATTATAATTGATTATAATTGGTTATAATTGATAATATTTGATAATAATTTTTAAAATAAATTATAAAATAAATAAAGATATTTAATTTAGTAAATGAAGAAAAAGTAAATTAATAAAAAAATAAATATAATAAATATATTATAGTTTAAAGGAAAAAACAGTTTTAACCTTTAAACATAGATTTCAAACGATCAACAGTGTCTATATCTCTTAGACCTTTGTCTTCTCGGATTCTTTTTACCACTGGGAAACGGAGTGAATATCCAGCTTCGTATTCTGGGCTTTTCACGATTTCACTATAAGCTATCTCAAGGATTATTCGTGGTTCAACTTCTATTTTAGTTCCTTTTGATACAATCTTATATTTGTTCATCAGTTCTGTTAATTCAGCTAATGTTTCGTCATCTAATCCAGTAGCTACATGTGCTACTGTTTTTAATTGTTCATTATCATCTTGTAGTGCTACTTTATAAGATCCAATAAAGTTAGCTCTTTTACCAACACCATAAGTACCACCGACTACAACAACATCAAGTGTTTCAGGTTCTGCTTTAAACTTCAACATCTTTTTCCCTCGGATGCCTGGTATGTATGGTTCTTTTGGATTTTTTATCATTATTCCTTCATGACCTTCAGCTATTGATTCATTGAACAAATCTTCAGCATCTTGAATATTTTCTGGTCTAGCTTTAAGCATTGTAGAGAGATTAATTTGCTCACTACTTGTATCAACAATTTCTTCAAGAGCTTTTCTTCTCATGGCTAATGGTTCATCAATCATTGGTTTTTTAAAGTAAAGAAGATCAAAAAGATAGAGTTTAAGTGGAACATCTTCTATAGCTTTTTCAATATTATATTTCCTTCTTACTCTTTGTAGCATATATTGGAATGAAATTGGCTTATTGTCTTTTGTAGCTATTATTTCTCCCTCTGCAATGAAATCTTCATCTGGAAATGCGTTTCTAATATAATTTATCATTTCTGGAATAGCTTTACTGATGTTTTCAAGCCGTCTGGTAAATAAATTTATTTCATCTCCTTTTTTATGGATTTGAGTTCTTATTCCATCATATTTTGTTTCACAAATCGCTTCACCCATTTCTTCTATACTTACTTCTATTCCATCTGAAAGTTGAGCTAACATTGGTTTTACAGGTTTGCCTGGTGAAAGGTTAAGTTTTTTAAGACCTTCTTCACCTTCTTCTTTAGCTACTCGAGCTACTAATCCTAAATCATTTGTTAGCATATGGGCACGATCAGCTATAGATTTTTCTACATCAAAAGCTTGTGAAATAGCATCTCTAACTATTCCTTCACCAACACCAATTCTAAGCTCTTCAATAATCGTCCTAGCTATATATTTAGCTTCAGTACCTGTTGCTGATGATAAAAGTTCCAAGACAATGGCGATTTTACGAGAAGTGGATCTGTCTCCAGATATTTTAGCTAACTTTCTAAGATTTGTAAAGACAAAATCAATTTCAAGGGGTTTTGAAAAGAAAGTTGTTTGGGCTTTTTTGTTGTATAATTTTTCAGCAGCCCCTCCTATATCTCCTTGTTCCCTTACCTGATCTTCTACATTACTTACTGATACTCCTACAACATTAGCTATTGCTTTCATAAGTAATTTATCTGCAAGACCTTGTTCTTCTTCACTCCAAGGAGGGAATACTGTACCAAGTGACATTAAAACAACTTCAGGAAGTGTTTCTTCATCTACTTCTTTAAAAAATTCAGCTAAGATAGCTGTTTTTTCTAATCTTTTGGTTGTTGCAGCTATTGCTTCGTATACATCAACTAGTTTTTGATATTTCATTGTATCATTCTTATTAAAGGTTTAATTAAAGGTTTAATTAATAATTTTTTAATAGCTTAAACATTTATACTAATAAAATATTGTTTTATTCAATATTTATTTATTTCCAAAATATCTATTTATTTCTAATATATCTGAAATTTATTTAAAAATAATAGGAATATTAGAAATATCAGAAATATTAAGAATATTAAGAATTGGGAATATGGGAATTATTAAAAATTATTAAAAAATATTAAAAATAATAAAGATACTAAAATATCTAAAATATCTAAAATATCTAAAATATTTAAAATATTTAAAATATCAGATTTATATGTTTATTATATACTAGTGTTGTTATTCTTTAAAATAAAAAGAAAAAATTAGTGGTCTTTTAGGTTTAGAACGTTTATTCTAGATTGTTTGTTCGGGTAAGGTTTATATAGGGGCATATATAAATTAAATCTGTTCATGTATTAAATATTTATAATAAAACAATGTATTAACATTTTTTAGAATAATATATGAGCATTTTTTAAAATTAAAAATTTATTAAGGTGAAGAAATGGAAGAAAAAAGCGTCGTTGACATAGAAGATCCCAATCTATTGGGTAATTTAAAAAATGTCAAGTTTAATTCTTGTTTTTCAAGCTTAGTCTTCATTTCTTTGAATTACCCAATTGAAACAGTTAAATAAATTTACAATTGTCTATTTAATTTTTCTATTCTATTTTATATAAGACTAATTTAGTTTATTTTAGATTTTTAGATTAATTAATGTAATTTTTTATATAAAAATCAATAATAAAACCAATATAAAGTCAATATAAGGTCAATATAAAGTTAATATAAAATCAATATAAAAATCATATGGGAATAATATAGAAATAATAAAATGTTTGTATAATTTATCTTTTTTTAGATCTAAATTATATAAATCTAAATTATATAATATTATTTTATATTATTAATTTATACTATTAGTTTATACTATTAGTTTATATTATTAGTTTATATTATTAATTAATTTGTAATATTGATTTATATCTATAGTAAATAGCTAATTTACATTGTTTTTTTAACTGTTATTTTCTATGTCTGATTCTTTAGTTTTGAATTAAAAGAGGTCGGACAATGAAAAAAATAACAAAATCAAATAAAAAAATAAAAAATGAACAAAGTGAGGCCGCAGTAAGAAGACTTATGCGAGCATCTAAATCTAACACAGAAGATGTATTAAAGAAATATAAAACTACCTCTTCTGGCTATGATAAAGCAATGGTCGAAAAGATGAGAAAAAGATATGGTGAAAATACCATATCACACCAAGAAGGAGATTCATTAATAAAAAGAATTTTTAAATCTTTTATAAATCCTTTTACTTTAATACTTATATCTTTGGCAATTATATCCTTCTTTACAGATTTTTTGATAGTTAGTCCAGCAGATAGAGATCTTACTGCAGTTATAATTGTACTTACAATGGTTGTAATTAGTGGAACATTAAGGTTTGTACAAGAAACAAGGTCTAATAATTCTGCAAAAGAACTTGCATCTATGGTTAAAATTACAACTGCAATTGAAAGAAAAGGTTGTGGAAAAATAGAGCTTCCTCTTGAAGAAGTTGTAGTTGGAGATATTATTCATTTAGCTGCAGGAGATATGATTCCTGCTGATGTAAGAATTATCTCCTCAAAAGATTTATTTCTAAGTCAATCATCATTAACTGGTGAAAGTGAACCTATTGAAAAATTGGTTGAAGATGATAACTTAGGAAAAGAGGGAAAAACATTATTTGACACTCAAAATTTAGCTTTCATGGGTAGTACTGTAGAAAGTGGTACTGCCAAATGTATTGTCATTGCAGTTGGTAATGAAACTAATTTTGGATCAATGGCACAAACCGTCACTGTTAAAAAAGATAAAACAAGTTTTGATAAAGGACTTAACTCTGTTTCATGGTTACTTATTCGTTTCATGGCAGTTATGGTTCCAGTTATATTTTTTATAAATGGATTTACTAAAGGGGACTGGTTAGAAGCACTTCTATTCGGAATCTCAATTGCTGTAGGGTTGACTCCTGAAATGTTACCAATGATAGTTACAACTAACCTTGCAAAAGGTGCTGTTAAGATGGCAAAAAATAATGTCATTGTAAAGAGCTTGAATACAATACAAAACTTTGGTGCGATGGATGTATTATGTACTGACAAAACAGGTACATTAACTCAAGATAAAGTTGTTTTAGAGCTTTATTTGGATATTCATGGTAATGAAGATGATAGAATATTAAGACATGCCTTTTTAAATAGCTATTATCAAACAGGTCTTAAAAATCTAATGGATGCTGCAATATTAGACCATGTTGGTGAGGAAGAAATAAGTCCACTAACAACAAAATATACTAAAGTCGATGAAATACCATTTGATTTTAATCGTAGACGTATGAGTGTTGTTATTAAGGATAAAAGTGAAAAAACTCAGATGATAACAAAAGGAGCAGTTGAAGAAATGTTAGATATTTCTTCAGTTGTTGAATATAAAGATAAAATAGAACCATTAACTGATGAAATAAGAAATGAAATTTTAGACACTGTAACAGAACTAAATAATAAAGGAATGAGAGTTATTGCTGTAGCTCAAAAAAATCACCCCTCTGAAGTAGGTATTTTCTCAGTTGCTGATGAATCTGAAATGTGTTTAATGGGATATCTCGCATTTTTAGATCCTCCTAAAGAAAGTGCAAAAGAAGCATTAGAAACTTTAAAAGATAATGGGGTAGATGTTAAGATTTTAAGTGGTGATAATGAAGCAGTGACTAGATCTATTTGTAATCAAGTAGGAATCGAACATGAAAATGTTATAAGTGGTGTTGACCTTGAAAAAATGAGTGATGAGGAAGTATCATTTGTAGCTACTAACAATAATATCTTTGCTAAGCTTTCACCAAATCAAAAAACAATGTTAGTGTCACATTTACGTGAACAAGATCATGTAGTTGGATTTTTAGGAGATGGAATAAATGATGCCGGAGCAATTAATGAATCTGATGTAGGAATTTCTGTTGATACTGCGGTTGATATATCTAAAGAATCAGCAGACATTATATTACTTCAAAAAGATCTAATGGTATTAGAACAAGGTGTTATTGAAGGTAGAAGGACTTTTGGAAATATAATAAAGTATATTAAGATGACTGCAAGTTCAAACTTTGGTAATATGTTTTCAGTATTGGTAGCTAGTATATTCTTACCATTCTTACCTATGCTTCCTTTACAAATATTAATGCTAAATCTAATATATGATATTTCTTGTGTTTCATTGCCTTGGGATAGAGTAGATGAAGAATATCTCAAAAAACCAAGAAAATGGGATGCATCATCAATAGGGAAATTCATGATATACATTGGACCAACAAGCTCAGTCTTTGATCTCACTACTTATGCATTGATGTTTTTCATCATTTGTCCAGCTGTTCTCGGTGGAAGCTATGGAACATTAGGTGTTAGTTCTGTTGCATTTATGGCATTATTTAATGCAGGATGGTTTGTAGAATCATTATGGTCTCAAACCCTTGTTATACATGCATTAAGAACTCCAAAACTACCATTTATAGAAAGTAGAGCATCATCAAAGGTAATATTAATCACATGTTTAGGTATTGCCGTAGGAACAATTTTACCATTTACAGGTGTTGGAGCAGTTTTAGGCATGCTTCCACTTCCATGGTTCTATTTCCCTTGGTTAATAGCTACAATGGTTGGATATATGGCTTTAGCTACTGTGATGAAAAAAGTATTTATTAAGAAGTTTGGAGAACTTCATTAAAATATTTATTTTTTATTTCTATTCTATTATTTCTTTTATTTTTTATTTTTATTCTATTATTTTTTATTTTCTTAATTTTTTTTTTTTTTTTTTTTAAATTGATTATTTATAATTTTAATTTCAAAATAAATTAAAATAATATAAAATAAGTCAAAATACATTAAAATAAATCTAAAATACATTTAAAAATAATAATTAGTAATTTTAGTATAAAAATTAATAAAAGATAGAAAAAAATTAATGAAATTTAATAAATTTAATAAATTTAATAAAAATTAGAAAAAATAATAAAATAAAATAGTAAAATATAATAAAAAAAGATAAATATTGTGATACTTGGTATTATAGTATTCTTTCAAATCTATCTCCACTTACTTTACAAATTGGACATTTATCTGGTGGTTTTGGTCTACTACATAAGTATCCACAGGCTTTACATCTCCATACTGGAAATTCTAAATCAATTACCTTACCATTAGAACCAGCACTCTCTGCCTGTTTTTCTGCTTGTTTAGCTTTAGATTCTAATTCTTTTAATCTTCGATCTGGTATGGAACCTAACTTTTGTTTTCCATCAAGAACATCTTGAGTAACATATAATGCACAGAAACATGCTCCATAATCATTTAAATCAGCATCTCTGTAATCACATGGACAGATCAAATCTAAATCTTCTTCTTTGGTTCCTGATGCAAGTCTACAAGGGCATGCTCCATATCCATATCTTTCAGTATTAACATCAATGTTTTCAAGTAGGTTTTCAACAAATTCCACATCTGGGTTGACATTATAACCTGCACTTTCAGCTTCTTTTTTAAATTTTTCGTAAGCTTCGCCCATGAAATCCCTCTTTAATGGATTAGTATTGATTTATTAATCCTTATTATTTTAAGTATTTTCTATTATTTATCTAATTAGATTGTATTCTCTTATTAAGATTTTATTATCCTAACTTTAGGATTATATAGCTTTATAAGATTGTATTCTCTTATTAAGATTGTATTATCCTAATTAGGATTATAGTTTTATAAGATTATATTTTCTTATTAAGATTGTATTATCCTAATTTAGACTTAATTTCTGCTTCTTCAAATCCAACAATTGCGTCTGAATCATTTATAACTATAGTTGGAAATGAAACATCTGGATTGAATTTTTTAACTGCTTCAACAACTTCTTCTCTTTCAGCACCTGATGTTAAATCAACATAAATGTAATCATACTCTACTTTAAGATCTTCGAGTAACATTCTTGTTTTTTTACACCAACCACAAGTACTAAGGGCAAATAAAACTACATTTCCCCTATTTTCACCATCAATATGTTCTAAATTCATAGTTTATTACCTTCTTTAAGTTATTTTTTCATTTAGTCTTTTTTCGACTTTGTTTTTAAATATTCAAATTAATATATTATAAAATTATTTGTTTTTCATACTATATTAAATTTTTTAATTTAAAATAATAATATTATAACAATTTTAAATAATTTTAAATAATATTTTAAACAATTTAAACAAAATTAAATAATATTAAACAATATTTTAAATAATTTTAAATAATGTTATAATCATTGTAATAATATTATAAAAGTATAAAATTAAAATAGTGTAGATAATTTTTATAAATAGGTAAAATAATCTTGATTTTATTTAAAAATCATCTTTAGCTATTCTTATAGCACAATATTCTCCACACATTGAGCACATATCTTCTTCTTCAACTGGATAGCTTTCTCTGTATTTTTTACATTTTTCACCATTGAATGCTAATTCAAATTGTTTTTCCCAGTCAAAATTCTTTCTTGCATTAGCCATTTCTTTTTCTTTTTCCATTGCAGAAGGCAATCCTTTAGCAACATCAGCAGCTTGTGCAGCTATTTTAGAGGCAATTACTCCTTCTCTAACATCATCAAGGTTTGGAATTGAAAGGTGTTCAGCTGGTGTAACATAACATAAGAAGTTAGCTCCTGATTGTGCAGCTATTGCTCCTCCAATTGCAGAGGTGATATGGTCATAACCTGGAGCTAAATCAGTTACAATTGGTCCAAGTACATAAAATGGAGCTCCATAACATAATGTCTTTTGTATTTCCATATTTGTAGCTATTTGATTCATAGGAACATGTCCAGGACCTTCTACCATTGATTGAACCGATTTATCTTGAGCCCTTTTTACAAGAGTTCCAAGATTTACTAATT from Methanobrevibacter sp. TMH8 includes these protein-coding regions:
- a CDS encoding Ig-like domain repeat protein, whose amino-acid sequence is MNKILKNKKIIIHMLIIASIILSAVISLQTGFAATTNINNTTSGGISGALSISSSGDIIELDEGIYKGNNNTNITINKNITIQGKTKDKVILDAQGLSRIFRVNSNQNITFINITFINGRNSLGGAIYGGPSSNALILTFVDCAFTNNSATNTTAIDGNGGVICTDTNSTIILIGCEFNNNSATKDGGVIYTYYGNVDIFDSNFINNTANRGGAIFILGGNTTVIESNFSYNTATDSAGALAVLYNKAIIIDSNFTNNTATSRGGAVILSGSSRSIIKDSNFINNTAGSTGGVLYIGTSHHVIVSSSNFINNNAGAGGAIFNDCGDNFTVNNSNFTENKATIGGAIYQNYGNDMNVFDSIFTNNIANNSIIFISEGSNGTITGSNVSNNAGNGIIINGGNFTITDNVINDNDGDGIINKGNVTVENNNVSGNFGGDIVNAGDINGLGSVNNIQLDLAINISVLYNKVTIMVKATDKWGNVIVGRLISFYVNGKLVGSSITNSEGIAEFVYTASASGTYNILSTMNESDESDTFITRIYSANTSTIAKVVLEKDTVITVSAPTINEGKKTNIKVTLKDINGNILKGKKVSLKINGKTYTATTNNKGIAVFKIVGLKGGKYNLIAKFGGDNNYKSSTTKVVQKVNAKSNLGIVSIKELSVNKRLSTCKVIIANKGSLKSKSTVLALFHMRNGVKIKTKYIKIKSIAPGKKISIIVSYFPDRANHRYCIAHFQIDPKNKNKEILLANNKKSISLKH
- a CDS encoding OB-fold nucleic acid binding domain-containing protein, whose product is MEITDGKIFKIALITTLIGLVGMIIFAGDISPKEALVKDIDRGMIDEDVTINGVIESVKKSSTGKSYFMTLNDGTGRITIMIFESTIAEFQEAGIDLKSFENNKVKVVGTVTEFKSTMEIILPNSNSIKIEN
- a CDS encoding ATP-dependent DNA ligase translates to MKYQKLVDVYEAIAATTKRLEKTAILAEFFKEVDEETLPEVVLMSLGTVFPPWSEEEQGLADKLLMKAIANVVGVSVSNVEDQVREQGDIGGAAEKLYNKKAQTTFFSKPLEIDFVFTNLRKLAKISGDRSTSRKIAIVLELLSSATGTEAKYIARTIIEELRIGVGEGIVRDAISQAFDVEKSIADRAHMLTNDLGLVARVAKEEGEEGLKKLNLSPGKPVKPMLAQLSDGIEVSIEEMGEAICETKYDGIRTQIHKKGDEINLFTRRLENISKAIPEMINYIRNAFPDEDFIAEGEIIATKDNKPISFQYMLQRVRRKYNIEKAIEDVPLKLYLFDLLYFKKPMIDEPLAMRRKALEEIVDTSSEQINLSTMLKARPENIQDAEDLFNESIAEGHEGIMIKNPKEPYIPGIRGKKMLKFKAEPETLDVVVVGGTYGVGKRANFIGSYKVALQDDNEQLKTVAHVATGLDDETLAELTELMNKYKIVSKGTKIEVEPRIILEIAYSEIVKSPEYEAGYSLRFPVVKRIREDKGLRDIDTVDRLKSMFKG
- the mgtA gene encoding magnesium-translocating P-type ATPase, coding for MKKITKSNKKIKNEQSEAAVRRLMRASKSNTEDVLKKYKTTSSGYDKAMVEKMRKRYGENTISHQEGDSLIKRIFKSFINPFTLILISLAIISFFTDFLIVSPADRDLTAVIIVLTMVVISGTLRFVQETRSNNSAKELASMVKITTAIERKGCGKIELPLEEVVVGDIIHLAAGDMIPADVRIISSKDLFLSQSSLTGESEPIEKLVEDDNLGKEGKTLFDTQNLAFMGSTVESGTAKCIVIAVGNETNFGSMAQTVTVKKDKTSFDKGLNSVSWLLIRFMAVMVPVIFFINGFTKGDWLEALLFGISIAVGLTPEMLPMIVTTNLAKGAVKMAKNNVIVKSLNTIQNFGAMDVLCTDKTGTLTQDKVVLELYLDIHGNEDDRILRHAFLNSYYQTGLKNLMDAAILDHVGEEEISPLTTKYTKVDEIPFDFNRRRMSVVIKDKSEKTQMITKGAVEEMLDISSVVEYKDKIEPLTDEIRNEILDTVTELNNKGMRVIAVAQKNHPSEVGIFSVADESEMCLMGYLAFLDPPKESAKEALETLKDNGVDVKILSGDNEAVTRSICNQVGIEHENVISGVDLEKMSDEEVSFVATNNNIFAKLSPNQKTMLVSHLREQDHVVGFLGDGINDAGAINESDVGISVDTAVDISKESADIILLQKDLMVLEQGVIEGRRTFGNIIKYIKMTASSNFGNMFSVLVASIFLPFLPMLPLQILMLNLIYDISCVSLPWDRVDEEYLKKPRKWDASSIGKFMIYIGPTSSVFDLTTYALMFFIICPAVLGGSYGTLGVSSVAFMALFNAGWFVESLWSQTLVIHALRTPKLPFIESRASSKVILITCLGIAVGTILPFTGVGAVLGMLPLPWFYFPWLIATMVGYMALATVMKKVFIKKFGELH
- a CDS encoding ferredoxin-thioredoxin reductase catalytic domain-containing protein, with product MGEAYEKFKKEAESAGYNVNPDVEFVENLLENIDVNTERYGYGACPCRLASGTKEEDLDLICPCDYRDADLNDYGACFCALYVTQDVLDGKQKLGSIPDRRLKELESKAKQAEKQAESAGSNGKVIDLEFPVWRCKACGYLCSRPKPPDKCPICKVSGDRFERIL
- a CDS encoding glutaredoxin family protein is translated as MNLEHIDGENRGNVVLFALSTCGWCKKTRMLLEDLKVEYDYIYVDLTSGAEREEVVEAVKKFNPDVSFPTIVINDSDAIVGFEEAEIKSKLG